CTGATAAATAATTTTGAAAAAGTCATCTATTTTTGAAATTAAAGATAATATTTTAGAAAAGTTTGAAAAATTACCTTCTATTAGATAATATTCTAGTAGAAGGAGATATGGGTATATTGAATCTGGAAAATTTTTAACAAATTGTATAATTTCTTTTATTACATCTTCGCGGTTATACATTCTAGAGAGAAGATAGTTATACTTAAAAATAACATCAGTTTGATTTTCTAGTAAGGTTTTATTTTTTTCAAAATTACCTTCTAGAATATTTAATATTGCTAAGAATAATGTTCTTTTTTCAGGAGAATTTTCATTTATAAGAAATTTTCTTAATGTTTTTATAACGTCCATTACTGAAGAATCATAATCTTGTGAATTAATATCAAATATTGACAAAGTTTTATCAGCGGCAAGATTTGCTTCTTTTATGATTTTTTCTTTTATGATCTTCATTTGTTCTAGATCCTGAACTTTTCTTGATTTTTGTTCTGACTTGTTTTTTATTTTTCCTTTTTTTATTAAATCTTTTTCCAATTCTTCTTTTAGCTTTAATATATTCTTTAATTTGTCATCGTTATTGTTCATGCACTTACACCTCACAATAGTTTATTGTGTTTAAAGCTATAAAATCCATTGCCAATTATAACATGATCAAGCAGTTTAATTCCAATTATTTCTCCAGCCTTTTTAATTTTTAAAGTAACTTCTCTGTCTTCTTTACTTGGTCTAACATCACCAGAAGGGTGGTTATGTACTACCACAACATAGCTAGCAGAGTTTTTAATTGCTTCACGATATATTTCTCTTGGGTGTGCAAGACTTGTATCTGTGAGGCCAATTGTTATATCTTTGGTGGAGATTTCGTATAGTTTTGAATTTAAAGATATAACTCTAACAACTTCTTGTTCAAAGTGCTTCATGTCAAGGCAATGCTCGTATATAAGCTCTGGAGAATTTAGAAATTTTCCTTTTCTATCTTCCAAAAGATATCTTTTTGAAAGTTCCATTGCAGCTAGTATAGTAACTGCTTTAACTGTTCCAAGACCTTTTACTTTGCACAGCTCATCAATTGAAGCGGTACTAATTTTTTTCAAGCTCTTGTCAAAAGTTTCAAAAAGGTTTTTTGAAAGTTTTAAAACATCTAAGTCTTTTGTCCCTGTTCTTAAAAGTATAGCCAGTAGTTCTTCTGTGCTTAGATTTTCGACACCTTCATTTATTAATTTCTCCCTTGGAAGCATCTATCATCCCCCTATCCCATAAAATATCCCAAACTTTTGAAATGGGAAGCCCAACTACATTAAAATAATCACCTTCAATTTTTTCTACCAAAACACTTCCAAGTTCTTGAATTCCATACCCACCAGCTTTATCAAAAGGTTTTGCAGTATTAATATAAAATTCAATTAATTCTTTTGAAAGATTTTTGAATTTTACATTTGTTTTTTCAGAGAAAGTAATAACTTCATCTTTAAATTTAATTGTAACTCCAGTAATTACAGTATGCCATTTTCCTGATAGACTTTTAAGCATTCTAAAGGCATCTTTATAATCTCTTGGTTTTCCAAATATTTCTTTGTCGAGTGTTACTACAGTATCTGCAGCAAGAACTACGCCATCTTTTTTTATGCTCATTGCTTTTAAGTATGATAATTTTTCGGCTAAAAGTTTAGGATCTTTTTCGCTAATATTTTCGTCTATATTTGAAGATATAACTTCAAAATCTATTTTTAGTAATTTTAATAACTCAATCCTTCTTGGAGATTTTGAGGCCAAAATTATTTTCATCAATTATTTCCTCCATTTTTTTTGCAAGATATGCATTAATAATTGCAGAAATTAGTCCTAATCCTATCATCAAAGGTAAAAAGGAAAAAATTGCTCTACTTTTTATTAAAAAACTTCCAACTAGAACTTGAACAAAGTTATTACTAATCATACCAATGATACTCAAAGTTGTGTAGCTAAAGAACTTTGTTTTAGAAAATATCCATTCAAAAGTTGCAGCAGATATTATTCCAAAAAAGCCCATGAAAAAAGGTGGTGTAAATAAAATTCCTGAAAAGAGCGAGCCGATAATTGTTTTAAGTGTTCCTACAAGAAGTCCACCTCTAAGTCCAATATTTACAACGGTGTAGAGAATAACAAAATTTGAAAATCCCCATTTTCCTCCAGGAACTGGATATGGTATAAAGCGCTCAACAACAAACATTACCGAAGAAATGGAAATAAGTAGTGAATAGATTACCACGTTTGTAGTTCTTGAGTTTGTGACTCGATTACTATCTTGTTGGGAACGCAAATTATTTTTCCTCCTCTTTTTATTTTCCCAGTTTTTTCACAAATTTTTAGGGGACATGTTGAATCTGTAACCCAAACATTTTCACCATCATAGTGAACTATAGTTAATATTTTTCCTTCTTTATCTTTTACCGGATAGTCTCCAGGCTTTTTTAATTCAGTATATATTTTTCCGTCTAATTTTACCAAAAATATTTCATCTTCTCTATTGTTTGCTTTTAAAGCAAAAAAAACGGTTATTAATATGACAGCAAGGATAAGAAAAACATCAATTTTCTTAAATGTTTTCATATATTGTCACCTTGCCGTTAATTATTATTGCACTTAAGAAATTTTGATCGAACATGTATGGAATGTCCAAAAGTTCATTTGTATTCCAAATCGCAATGTCACATTTGTAGCCGGGCTCAATTTTTCCGTTTTCTATACCCAAAACGTACGAAGAATTTAGAGTATATGCAGTTAATATCTCTTCCGGTTCCATTTTTAAAAATCTAAGTGCAAGATGAAAGATAAATGCAGGATTAAATATAGGACACGAACCTGGATTAAAATCAGAACCAATACTAACTGCAGCGCCATTATCTATTAGTTTTCTTGCTGGTGCAAAATCTTCTCCCAGATAAAAACTTGTTCCAGGCATTAATGTAGCGACAGTGTTTGAATTTGCAATTTGAGAAATATCGTCATCGTTTATTTTTAGTAAGTGATCAGCAGATATTGCACCAAGCTTAATAGCAAGTTTTGCAGCACCTACGTTTTCAATTTCATCTGCGTGAAATCTAATTTTAAAACCTTTATTTTTGGCAAATTCAAAAAATTCTTCAATATCTTGTGGTAAAAAGACTCCTTTATCGCAGAAAACATCTATTGTATCGGTAAATTCTTTGATATCATCAAGCCATTTTTTTACTTCATCTATGTAATCTTTTTTATTTGCATCAATAGGAATTGCGTGCAAGCCCAAAAAAGTAGGAATTACTTTGACATCCTGTATTTCGTTTAAAATTTTCATAGCTTTTAGTTGCTTTAATTCGGAAAACTTTTCAAGCCCATATCCACTTTTTCCTTCAACTGCTGCAATACCATGTCTTTTGAATAAGCTTAAATATTTTAGATTTTGCTTTACAATTTCATCTATTGTTGCATTTCTTAGCATTCTAACACTACTATGTATTCCTCCTCCGTTTGCAAAGATTTCAGAATAGGATTTTCCTCTTGCTCTTAAATAAAATTCTTTTGCTCTACTTCCAAAAAATGGAATATGCGTATGAGCATCTACAAAAGCAGGCGTAACAAGTTTTGCTTTTATGGTAAAATCATCAGTTATTTTGTGCTTTTTTATATCTACTATTTTTCCCTTGTTTAATATGAGGTCTACATCAAATGCTTCAAAAATTTTTTTCATTTCATTTCCTTTTTTTGGTGCTTGCCCAGAAGGGCTAATAAGATGTTCCGCATGGATTCTTAACATTTATTTCACCCCACAAAAAATGCTATAATAGCTATTAATATACAGTAATATGAAAATATTTTTAATTTTTTAGATATAGTTAGCTTTTTTAAAATTAGAAGACTTAACAACCCTGAAAGAAATGCTACAAGACCAGAAATTAGGATGTAACTATTTAATTCGATTTTGCTAGTTTCAAGTATTCCGGCCCCAAGTATTACAGGAATTCCCATTAAAAAAGAATATTTTAGTGCTTTTTCTCTCTCTAAACCAACGGTTAATGCTCCAAAAAGTGTTATTCCGCTTCTTGAAATTCCTGGGAAAATTGCTATCATTTGAAATAAACCTATTACCAATGCATCAATGTATGATATATTAAAAAAGTCTTTTTTACCTTTTAGTTTGTCTGAAACAAACAATGATGCTGCAGTTACCAGAAAAAAGAAAGAAATAATTTTTAGATTTGAAAAAGAATTTTCTATTGTTGAATTAAAAAGAACTCCAAAAATTGCAGCTGGAATAGTTGAAATAATAATTTTTAAAACTAATGAATAATACTCTTTTTTTAGTGTAAAAAGCCCTTTTAAAATTTCAACAATTTCTTTCCAGACAAATATTATAATTGCAGCCAGGGTTGCAAGGTGCAAAAATGCAAAATTTGAAATTTTAGGTTCAATATTAAATAAATAAGAAAATAAAGTTAAATGCCCAGAACTTGAAATAGGTAAAAATTCTGTTAATCCTTGAATTAGTCCTAACACTATATGATTCATTTTTTTCCTCCTTAAGGTGTAATTTTTCCCACATATGGTCCGTAGGTTACAACTAAACTTCTTAATTTTTCTAAATCAAGAGAATTAAAATATTCTTTTGCTGTATCTATGTCTGGGAACGCTCCAAGACATAGGGTATAGAAAGTTTTGTTATTTCTTTTAAATCTCATTGAATATGATACGTAAGCATTTGCTTTTAAAGTCATCATATCCTGAAAAATTTGTTCCGGGTTTTCTCCTGTTTTAAGAAAAATAGTATACACACTTTTTCCAGGGATAAGTCCAGGAATTTTTACATCTTTTATTGGTAAAACCACAAAATAGGCGTTTTCTGAAAGGATATTTATAAGAAAACTTTTGTATTTATTTACTATTTTAAGAGCGTTTTCTTTGTCAACTACAAAAGTTGATACTTCAGTTCCTTTTTCCAATATTTCAATACTATGGGCAATTAATTTGTTATAGTCAAATTCTTCAAAATTTATCATAGTTTCAGTTGAAGGCAAAGAAAATTCTGGAAGCTTTTCACTTCCAGAATTTTCTTTATTTAATTCTAAAGGTTTTGGAATGTAAATTACGTCTACTTTAACAGCTGCTTTTTTTACATACAAAAATATTGTTGAAGCTAAAAAAAGCAAAGTGAGCAATGATAAAACTAATATGATACTGCTTATTATTTTAAATTCAAGCGGTGTGAAATTTTTTCTAGGCAGTTTATAAGCCCTCCTCAGCGTATTTTAATAGCAAATCGATTGTTGCCTCAACGTCTTTTTTATGAACCATTTCATTTTGTGTGTGTATATATCTAGTTGCGATTGATACTGTTGCACTTGGTATCCCGGCTTTTGTGTGTTGATATCCTCTTGCATCTGTACCACCAAATATTAATACTTCCATTTGATATGGTATTTTATTTTTTTCTGCTAAATCTTTAAGAGTATCTATTATTTTCTTGTCACTTATTGATGCGTTATCTTTAACTTTTATACATGCACCATTTCCAAGTTTCATTGAGACTCTTTTGTATCCTTTTGGGGTATCTCCAGCTGCAGTTACATCAATTGCAATAGTAACGTCTGGATCAATATTATAACCTGCAACGGTTGCTCCAACTAATCCCACTTCTTCCTGGACAGCAAATACACCATATACTGAATTTTTTGGATTTTTAAGTTTTTTAAATAATTCTATGATTACAGCGCAACCTATTCTATCGTCCATTGATTTTGAGATGTAGTAATCACCTTGTTCAACAAAGTATCCATCAAAAGTTCCAAATGTTCCGATTGGGCAAATTTTTTCTGCTTCCTCTTTACTTTTTGCACCAATATCTACGTATAATTTATCAAAAGACAAATTTTTAATGTTTGATATCATATCACTGCCTGTTTCACCTTCAATTCCTACAATTCCAATGATATCCCCAAATCTAAGTTTAGATTGTAATATTGTATATGGTGAAACTCCACCAACCATGTCAATTCTTAAAAAACCGTTATCATCGATGTTTGTAACAACTACGCCTATTTCGTCCATATGTGCGTCAAAAAGAACCTTTTTATCAGAGGTTCCTTTTTTCCAGACAATAAGATTTCCAAGTTTATCAACTTCGTATCCGTCTATGAAACCTTCGAGTTCAGAGAGAATAACTTCTCTTATTTGATGTTCTCTTCCACTTGGACTGTGAGTTTCTGTTAATTTTTTAATTAATTCTTTCATCGAAAAACCTCCTTTTATTTTTTTCAATTTTATTATACACTACTAATATGAAAAATGGCAAATGAAAGAAGGTGAAGAATGTTGACACTATTGGAGAAATTCATACAAAAAATTGAGGAATATAATTTGATAGAAGAAAATGACAGAATACTAGTTGCGGTTTCTGGGGGAGTTGATTCATCAGTTCTTTTAAACTTATTAGCTAAGATAAGAGAATATTTTAAATTTAGTATTTTTTGTGCAACAGTTGATCATGGTATTAGAAAAGAGTCGAAAGAAGAAGTAAAATTTGTTTATAATATGGCGCGATCACTTAATGTTGAATGTTTTATAAAAGAGTTTGATGTTCCATTATATGCAAAAGAGAATAAATTATCTATAGAAGAGGCAGCAAGAAAGTTGAGGTATAAATTTTTGAATGAGCTTGCAGAGAAAATTAATGCAAATAAAATTGCAACAGCTCATAATTTGAATGATCTAGCTGAAACTGTACTTTTTAGACTTGCACGTGGTACTGGCCCATTTGGTATATACGGGATGAAACCTAGAAATGGGAATATAATACGTCCTCTTTTATTTTTTGAAAGAAAAGAAATCGAGCAATTTGCAACTGAAAACAAAATACCGTTTGTGGTTGATAAAACAAATTTTGATACAAAATATACAAGGAATTTTATCAGGCATAAGATTATACCTATTTTTAAAGAAATTAATCCCTTATTTGAACAAGCTGTGTTAAGATTTGTAGAAAATGTATGGGAACTGGATAGTTTTGTAGAAGA
This DNA window, taken from Thermosipho africanus Ob7, encodes the following:
- a CDS encoding M42 family metallopeptidase; the encoded protein is MKELIKKLTETHSPSGREHQIREVILSELEGFIDGYEVDKLGNLIVWKKGTSDKKVLFDAHMDEIGVVVTNIDDNGFLRIDMVGGVSPYTILQSKLRFGDIIGIVGIEGETGSDMISNIKNLSFDKLYVDIGAKSKEEAEKICPIGTFGTFDGYFVEQGDYYISKSMDDRIGCAVIIELFKKLKNPKNSVYGVFAVQEEVGLVGATVAGYNIDPDVTIAIDVTAAGDTPKGYKRVSMKLGNGACIKVKDNASISDKKIIDTLKDLAEKNKIPYQMEVLIFGGTDARGYQHTKAGIPSATVSIATRYIHTQNEMVHKKDVEATIDLLLKYAEEGL
- a CDS encoding Gx transporter family protein; this translates as MRSQQDSNRVTNSRTTNVVIYSLLISISSVMFVVERFIPYPVPGGKWGFSNFVILYTVVNIGLRGGLLVGTLKTIIGSLFSGILFTPPFFMGFFGIISAATFEWIFSKTKFFSYTTLSIIGMISNNFVQVLVGSFLIKSRAIFSFLPLMIGLGLISAIINAYLAKKMEEIIDENNFGLKISKKD
- a CDS encoding undecaprenyl-diphosphate phosphatase encodes the protein MNHIVLGLIQGLTEFLPISSSGHLTLFSYLFNIEPKISNFAFLHLATLAAIIIFVWKEIVEILKGLFTLKKEYYSLVLKIIISTIPAAIFGVLFNSTIENSFSNLKIISFFFLVTAASLFVSDKLKGKKDFFNISYIDALVIGLFQMIAIFPGISRSGITLFGALTVGLEREKALKYSFLMGIPVILGAGILETSKIELNSYILISGLVAFLSGLLSLLILKKLTISKKLKIFSYYCILIAIIAFFVG
- a CDS encoding NusG domain II-containing protein, translating into MKTFKKIDVFLILAVILITVFFALKANNREDEIFLVKLDGKIYTELKKPGDYPVKDKEGKILTIVHYDGENVWVTDSTCPLKICEKTGKIKRGGKIICVPNKIVIESQTQELQTW
- the tilS gene encoding tRNA lysidine(34) synthetase TilS, which gives rise to MLTLLEKFIQKIEEYNLIEENDRILVAVSGGVDSSVLLNLLAKIREYFKFSIFCATVDHGIRKESKEEVKFVYNMARSLNVECFIKEFDVPLYAKENKLSIEEAARKLRYKFLNELAEKINANKIATAHNLNDLAETVLFRLARGTGPFGIYGMKPRNGNIIRPLLFFERKEIEQFATENKIPFVVDKTNFDTKYTRNFIRHKIIPIFKEINPLFEQAVLRFVENVWELDSFVEEKLNVKTFEFEGRIFFKVPKDEYILVEFIRRKTMEHFGRAPDKEKLDRLKKNLYKTSFKISFWGDYGVEISYGYGVLGKFIEHMNYECSMDCQNNVNFGPFVVKFGNNGIIFKKMNLTIRNYRFGDKTKGGKKLKEIFVEKKVPSFIRRIIPIFVDEDGYVFYIPNVFLDRDYLSKEENGISIKVEMKGGFWF
- the hutI gene encoding imidazolonepropionase, encoding MLRIHAEHLISPSGQAPKKGNEMKKIFEAFDVDLILNKGKIVDIKKHKITDDFTIKAKLVTPAFVDAHTHIPFFGSRAKEFYLRARGKSYSEIFANGGGIHSSVRMLRNATIDEIVKQNLKYLSLFKRHGIAAVEGKSGYGLEKFSELKQLKAMKILNEIQDVKVIPTFLGLHAIPIDANKKDYIDEVKKWLDDIKEFTDTIDVFCDKGVFLPQDIEEFFEFAKNKGFKIRFHADEIENVGAAKLAIKLGAISADHLLKINDDDISQIANSNTVATLMPGTSFYLGEDFAPARKLIDNGAAVSIGSDFNPGSCPIFNPAFIFHLALRFLKMEPEEILTAYTLNSSYVLGIENGKIEPGYKCDIAIWNTNELLDIPYMFDQNFLSAIIINGKVTIYENI
- a CDS encoding Maf family protein, which translates into the protein MKIILASKSPRRIELLKLLKIDFEVISSNIDENISEKDPKLLAEKLSYLKAMSIKKDGVVLAADTVVTLDKEIFGKPRDYKDAFRMLKSLSGKWHTVITGVTIKFKDEVITFSEKTNVKFKNLSKELIEFYINTAKPFDKAGGYGIQELGSVLVEKIEGDYFNVVGLPISKVWDILWDRGMIDASKGEINK
- the radC gene encoding RadC family protein, yielding MLPREKLINEGVENLSTEELLAILLRTGTKDLDVLKLSKNLFETFDKSLKKISTASIDELCKVKGLGTVKAVTILAAMELSKRYLLEDRKGKFLNSPELIYEHCLDMKHFEQEVVRVISLNSKLYEISTKDITIGLTDTSLAHPREIYREAIKNSASYVVVVHNHPSGDVRPSKEDREVTLKIKKAGEIIGIKLLDHVIIGNGFYSFKHNKLL